Proteins encoded in a region of the Myxococcus guangdongensis genome:
- a CDS encoding lmo0937 family membrane protein encodes MYWTMGMILLVLWGTGLTVGSTEGYWVHLLLLFALLTFVVGVVARGRRTAVS; translated from the coding sequence GTGTACTGGACCATGGGGATGATCCTGCTCGTGCTGTGGGGCACGGGCCTGACGGTGGGCTCCACGGAGGGCTACTGGGTCCACCTGTTGCTGCTCTTCGCGCTGCTCACGTTCGTGGTGGGCGTGGTGGCGCGGGGCCGGAGGACGGCGGTGTCATGA
- the rplC gene encoding 50S ribosomal protein L3 — MKGLIGKKIGMTQVFTDEGNLVPVTVIDVSTCQVVGKRTPEKDQYSAVTLGFGEIREKILNKCERGFFKKNNAPYRRHLKEFRVTVEEATSFNVGDAVKADLFSKGQLVDVTGVTKGRGFSGVMRRWSFKGSQTKTHGTHEYQRHPGAIGQRKTPGRTYPNKKMPGHYGVEQVTTQNLTVVDVDLEKGLVLVKGAVPGHNNAIVYVRPSIKVAMREQHKSARRA; from the coding sequence GTGAAGGGTCTGATTGGCAAGAAGATCGGAATGACCCAGGTGTTCACCGACGAGGGCAACCTCGTTCCCGTGACGGTCATCGACGTGAGCACCTGCCAGGTGGTGGGCAAGCGCACTCCCGAGAAGGATCAGTACTCCGCGGTCACCCTGGGCTTTGGTGAGATCCGCGAGAAGATCCTGAACAAGTGCGAGCGGGGCTTCTTCAAGAAGAACAACGCCCCCTACCGCCGGCACCTGAAGGAGTTCCGCGTCACGGTGGAGGAGGCGACCTCCTTCAACGTGGGCGACGCCGTCAAGGCGGACCTGTTCTCCAAGGGCCAGCTCGTGGACGTCACGGGCGTGACCAAGGGCCGCGGCTTCTCCGGCGTCATGCGCCGCTGGAGCTTCAAGGGTTCGCAGACGAAGACGCACGGTACGCACGAGTACCAGCGTCACCCGGGCGCCATCGGTCAGCGTAAGACGCCGGGCCGCACCTACCCCAACAAGAAGATGCCGGGTCACTACGGCGTGGAGCAGGTCACCACGCAGAACCTGACCGTCGTCGACGTGGACCTGGAGAAGGGGCTCGTCCTGGTCAAGGGCGCCGTCCCGGGCCACAACAACGCCATCGTGTACGTCCGCCCGAGCATCAAGGTGGCCATGCGCGAGCAGCACAAGTCCGCGCGCCGCGCCTGA
- a CDS encoding lytic transglycosylase domain-containing protein: MRGWTVAVTTAAMLLSAGAYAFPVQVPTGPQGEPAEVMYLRASLEQRERELKAALAKLEKYEDEAMFAQAERLGVAEMVKASGLPVHQQRRLSVAIVREAQRNNVDPLLVVAVIRCESSFNNYAVSHVGAMGLMQVMPDTGTWLADKAGFRLGRSTNLFDAETNVTLGTAYLADLIERFGSVEKALVAYNAGPGLARRILAKKESRTKFMAGYPTKVVKEFRKLKAQQERELTLRDQQKTIDRQG, encoded by the coding sequence ATGAGGGGCTGGACGGTGGCGGTGACGACGGCGGCGATGCTGTTGAGCGCGGGGGCGTATGCGTTTCCGGTGCAGGTGCCCACGGGGCCCCAGGGAGAGCCCGCAGAGGTGATGTACCTGCGCGCCTCGCTGGAGCAGCGGGAGCGGGAGCTGAAGGCGGCGCTGGCGAAGCTGGAGAAGTACGAGGACGAGGCGATGTTCGCGCAGGCCGAGCGCCTGGGCGTGGCGGAGATGGTGAAGGCGTCGGGGCTGCCGGTGCACCAGCAGCGCCGGCTGTCGGTGGCCATCGTCCGCGAGGCGCAGCGCAACAACGTGGACCCGCTGCTGGTGGTGGCGGTCATCCGCTGCGAGAGCTCGTTCAACAACTACGCGGTGTCCCACGTGGGCGCCATGGGCCTGATGCAGGTGATGCCGGACACGGGCACGTGGCTGGCGGACAAGGCCGGCTTCCGGCTGGGCCGCTCCACCAACCTGTTCGACGCGGAGACCAACGTGACGCTGGGCACCGCCTACCTGGCGGACCTCATCGAGCGCTTCGGCTCGGTGGAGAAGGCGCTGGTCGCCTACAACGCGGGGCCGGGGCTGGCCCGGCGCATCCTCGCCAAGAAGGAGTCGCGCACGAAGTTCATGGCGGGCTACCCCACCAAGGTGGTGAAGGAGTTCCGCAAGCTGAAGGCCCAGCAGGAGCGCGAGCTGACCCTGCGAGACCAGCAGAAGACGATTGACCGGCAGGGTTGA
- a CDS encoding STAS domain-containing protein — translation MAGLQIHREDVAGRITLRLEGVLDGKTAQEVQTSLDTLQGQDVVVDFTHLREFKDSAVGVLTRNLAHSVKLRGLATHHERMFRYFGVTTGVVVPRPYYTPEDVLSL, via the coding sequence ATGGCGGGTTTGCAGATCCACCGTGAGGACGTCGCAGGTCGCATCACCCTGCGTCTGGAAGGGGTTCTGGACGGTAAGACGGCGCAGGAGGTGCAGACGTCGCTGGACACGTTGCAGGGGCAGGACGTGGTGGTGGATTTCACCCACCTGCGGGAGTTCAAGGACAGCGCGGTGGGGGTGCTGACGCGCAACCTGGCCCACTCGGTGAAGCTGCGCGGGCTGGCGACGCACCACGAGCGGATGTTCCGCTACTTCGGGGTGACGACGGGGGTGGTGGTGCCGCGTCCGTACTACACGCCCGAGGATGTGCTCTCCCTCTAG
- a CDS encoding HupE/UreJ family protein: MKRFPWWGLGACLLLGARPALAHDADILYTQVHRTPDARASEVRQVLTMTGATLGRLVPAGVDADSDGALSQAELDARPDALSSGVWDALPLTAGGAPCARTAQAARARQTFIELTATFLCPEGRLRQRYGVLSVLPSGYRVILGSVGEGGAPGALFAEAGQPSLDIPDPGDVSSSAIGGFLGWVGLGMRHIFEGVDHLVFLLAVLLVGGGFKRVLLLVTSFTVAHSLTLGATALGWVVLDGERARWVEAAIALSIIYVAVENLLLREHRHRALVTFLFGLVHGFGFASVLAGYGLGDSVAKGLLGFNLGVELGQALVVAVLLPPLRMLQRRPRAHLGTVRVLSVGILAAGGYWMVQRALG, encoded by the coding sequence ATGAAGAGGTTCCCCTGGTGGGGGCTTGGGGCGTGTCTGCTGCTCGGCGCACGGCCCGCCTTGGCCCACGACGCAGACATCCTCTACACCCAGGTGCATCGCACGCCGGACGCCCGCGCGTCCGAGGTGCGCCAGGTCCTCACGATGACGGGAGCGACGCTCGGGCGGCTCGTCCCGGCGGGCGTGGACGCGGACTCGGATGGCGCCCTGTCGCAGGCGGAGCTGGACGCGCGCCCCGACGCCCTCTCGAGCGGCGTCTGGGACGCGCTGCCGCTCACCGCGGGCGGCGCCCCCTGCGCGCGCACGGCCCAGGCGGCGCGGGCCCGGCAGACCTTCATCGAGCTGACGGCGACCTTCCTCTGTCCCGAGGGACGGCTGCGCCAGCGCTACGGCGTGCTGTCGGTGCTGCCCTCGGGTTACCGGGTCATCCTGGGCAGCGTGGGGGAGGGTGGGGCTCCGGGCGCGCTCTTCGCGGAAGCCGGCCAGCCCTCGCTCGACATCCCCGACCCCGGGGATGTGTCCTCGTCCGCCATCGGAGGTTTCCTCGGGTGGGTGGGGCTGGGCATGCGCCACATCTTCGAGGGCGTGGACCACCTGGTGTTCCTGCTGGCGGTGCTGCTGGTGGGCGGCGGCTTCAAGCGGGTGCTGCTGCTGGTGACGTCGTTCACGGTGGCGCACTCGCTGACGCTCGGGGCCACGGCGCTCGGCTGGGTGGTGCTGGATGGCGAGCGGGCGCGCTGGGTGGAGGCCGCCATCGCGCTGTCCATCATCTATGTCGCGGTGGAGAACCTGCTGCTGCGCGAGCACCGGCACCGCGCGCTCGTCACGTTCCTCTTCGGACTGGTGCACGGCTTCGGCTTCGCGAGCGTGCTGGCGGGCTATGGCCTGGGAGACTCCGTGGCGAAGGGGCTGCTCGGCTTCAACCTGGGCGTGGAGCTGGGCCAGGCGCTCGTCGTCGCCGTGCTGCTGCCGCCCCTGCGGATGCTCCAGCGCAGGCCGCGCGCGCACCTGGGGACCGTCCGCGTGTTGTCCGTGGGCATCCTCGCGGCTGGTGGGTACTGGATGGTCCAGCGCGCACTCGGTTGA
- a CDS encoding transglutaminase TgpA family protein: MTRGSKLRLVLRDVASGCAFASMAVSGQLPLWTLGLYVFSLVAALLGKRLFARRAKLTALLLLGVAAVLAVNVTAGSLNLVVAACAFAGLISAHRLLSAPDPATDGQVHLSGLLMVAGGAALSGELVYGLFLVAFSVMSSVSLALGVVESAVPEGEPIPVRQVLRPLSTGVSFAVAGAVAFFILFPRLNWNMTGPRASPGIGPATTGFSNTVRLGGTGTIKDNPRVVLRATLNPDPGVDALGAYWVGRTYDIFDGLEWTNAGGVRKEREPLLTLRPGGDNLVHQRVELLPAYGGRTLIALETPSRLGNAVANTSTGGRRTFLQELSGGEARFLEPGLSYSYEAYSLPPGGSGDRFRKLPTVEQDALLALPENIDPRVAQTAARVLNGEREPMAAAQKLAAWLQRELSYTLEQAGERDDPLADFLFERKAGHCEHFATALTLMLRTQGIRARLATGFFGGERVNEGYILRAGDAHAWTHVLVPERGFVTVDATPPANRPGQGSKWLQRLLGLYEAIESRWRNSVVDYSFRDQVDVARALVRPPQGSEKNERSQLPPARAWGAALVVGMLVYAGWRLAERLSGRPRPLEATRFVDAVEAVLASAGIVRGDDETLEELHARMSSDGHALAPALAPITRRYLEARFGGRPLRQGEADTLLRALKSAVSDFVRMEAQLRARADAPRARAS, translated from the coding sequence ATGACGCGCGGCTCGAAGCTGCGGCTGGTGTTGCGCGACGTGGCGTCCGGCTGCGCCTTCGCGTCGATGGCCGTGTCCGGCCAGCTGCCGCTGTGGACGCTGGGCCTCTATGTCTTCTCGCTGGTGGCGGCGCTGCTGGGCAAGCGGCTGTTCGCCCGGCGCGCGAAGCTCACCGCGCTCCTGCTGTTGGGCGTGGCGGCGGTGCTGGCGGTGAACGTCACGGCGGGCTCGCTCAACCTGGTGGTGGCCGCGTGTGCCTTCGCGGGCCTCATCTCCGCGCACCGGCTCTTGTCCGCGCCGGACCCGGCCACGGATGGACAGGTGCACCTGTCCGGCCTGTTGATGGTGGCGGGCGGCGCGGCGCTGTCCGGTGAGCTGGTCTACGGACTGTTCCTGGTCGCCTTCAGCGTGATGTCCAGCGTCTCGCTGGCGCTGGGCGTGGTGGAGTCGGCGGTGCCGGAGGGCGAGCCCATCCCGGTGCGCCAGGTGCTGCGCCCCCTGAGCACGGGCGTCAGCTTCGCGGTGGCCGGCGCGGTGGCCTTCTTCATCCTCTTCCCCCGGCTCAACTGGAACATGACGGGGCCTCGCGCGTCACCGGGCATCGGCCCCGCGACGACGGGCTTCTCCAACACGGTGCGCCTGGGCGGCACGGGCACCATCAAGGACAACCCGCGCGTCGTGCTGCGCGCGACGCTGAACCCGGACCCGGGCGTGGACGCGCTCGGCGCGTACTGGGTGGGCCGCACCTACGACATCTTCGACGGGCTGGAGTGGACGAACGCGGGCGGCGTGCGCAAGGAGCGCGAGCCGCTGCTGACGCTGCGTCCAGGCGGCGACAACCTGGTGCACCAGCGCGTGGAGTTGCTCCCCGCCTACGGAGGCCGCACGCTCATCGCGCTCGAGACGCCGTCGCGGCTGGGCAACGCGGTGGCGAACACGAGCACCGGCGGCCGGCGCACCTTCCTCCAGGAGCTGTCCGGCGGCGAGGCGCGCTTCCTGGAGCCGGGGCTCTCCTACTCCTATGAGGCGTACAGCCTGCCGCCGGGTGGCAGTGGAGACCGGTTCCGCAAGCTTCCCACGGTGGAGCAGGACGCGCTGCTGGCGTTGCCCGAGAACATCGACCCGCGCGTGGCCCAGACGGCGGCGCGGGTGCTCAATGGCGAGCGCGAGCCGATGGCCGCCGCGCAGAAGCTGGCCGCGTGGCTCCAGCGCGAGCTCTCGTACACGTTGGAGCAGGCCGGTGAGCGGGACGACCCGCTGGCGGACTTCCTCTTCGAGCGCAAGGCCGGGCACTGCGAGCACTTCGCCACCGCGCTGACGCTGATGCTGCGCACCCAGGGCATCCGGGCCCGGCTGGCCACGGGCTTCTTCGGCGGCGAGCGCGTGAACGAAGGCTACATCCTGCGCGCCGGTGACGCCCACGCATGGACGCACGTGCTGGTGCCCGAGCGGGGCTTCGTCACGGTGGACGCGACGCCGCCGGCCAACCGTCCGGGCCAGGGCTCGAAGTGGCTGCAGCGGCTGCTGGGATTGTACGAGGCCATCGAGTCGCGGTGGCGCAACTCCGTCGTCGACTACTCGTTCCGGGACCAGGTGGACGTGGCGCGCGCGCTGGTGCGTCCGCCCCAGGGCTCCGAGAAGAACGAGCGCAGTCAGCTGCCTCCCGCCCGGGCCTGGGGCGCGGCGCTGGTGGTGGGCATGCTCGTCTACGCCGGGTGGCGGCTCGCGGAGCGGTTGTCGGGACGGCCTCGTCCACTCGAGGCCACGCGCTTCGTGGACGCGGTGGAGGCGGTGCTCGCCTCGGCCGGCATCGTGCGGGGTGACGACGAGACGCTGGAGGAGCTGCACGCGCGGATGTCCTCGGACGGGCACGCGCTGGCGCCCGCGCTCGCGCCCATCACCCGGCGCTACCTGGAGGCCCGCTTCGGCGGGCGCCCGCTGCGTCAGGGAGAGGCGGACACGCTGCTGCGCGCCTTGAAGAGCGCCGTCTCCGACTTCGTCCGCATGGAGGCCCAGCTCCGGGCCCGCGCGGACGCGCCTCGCGCCCGCGCTTCTTAA
- a CDS encoding DUF58 domain-containing protein — MKSPWKQRWARLRARLRPPRTLRVTRIGRTYLVVTFGVGLGALNTGNNLLYLLLGLLLSMVVVSGVLSERCIRDLSVRRVGTDAAFAGEPFAFRWAVSRKQGQAFALVLAEADSPLTGVGGVGYLPSGVEHIVRADLVAPRRGPVRLTGVQVTTTWPLGLFAKTRVLPLEGLLLVYPKRGYACMDPGDAERGPVGDAGNPRRNDGSGDVTGLRELAEGEDARRIHWLKSASMGKLLRVEREREERRTWMLSIEPGLEGEALERRCEEVAALAHRLLEEGHEVGLHTAEERLRAGTGAAQERRILRALAWLGFERPGDEEAAA, encoded by the coding sequence GTGAAGTCCCCGTGGAAGCAGCGCTGGGCGCGACTTCGCGCCAGGCTCCGTCCGCCGCGCACCCTCCGGGTGACGCGCATTGGCCGCACGTACCTGGTGGTCACGTTCGGCGTGGGCCTGGGCGCGCTCAACACGGGCAACAACCTGCTGTACCTGCTGCTCGGCCTGCTCCTCAGCATGGTGGTGGTGTCCGGCGTGCTGTCGGAGCGGTGCATCCGGGACCTCTCGGTGCGCCGCGTGGGCACGGACGCGGCCTTCGCCGGTGAGCCCTTCGCCTTCCGCTGGGCGGTGTCGCGCAAGCAGGGACAGGCCTTCGCGCTGGTGCTCGCGGAGGCGGACTCGCCGCTGACGGGCGTGGGCGGCGTGGGCTACCTGCCCTCCGGCGTGGAGCACATCGTCCGCGCGGACCTCGTCGCCCCCCGACGTGGGCCCGTGCGGCTGACGGGCGTGCAGGTGACGACGACGTGGCCCCTGGGCCTGTTCGCCAAGACGCGCGTGCTCCCCTTGGAGGGACTGCTGCTCGTCTACCCCAAGCGGGGCTATGCCTGCATGGACCCGGGTGACGCCGAGCGAGGCCCCGTGGGTGACGCGGGCAACCCGCGCCGCAACGACGGCAGCGGCGACGTGACGGGCCTGCGCGAGCTGGCCGAGGGCGAGGACGCGCGGCGCATCCACTGGCTCAAGAGCGCGTCGATGGGGAAGCTCCTGCGCGTGGAGCGCGAGCGCGAGGAGCGCCGTACGTGGATGCTCTCGATTGAGCCGGGCCTGGAGGGTGAGGCGCTGGAGCGGCGCTGCGAGGAGGTGGCGGCGCTGGCCCACCGACTGCTCGAGGAGGGCCATGAGGTGGGCCTCCACACCGCCGAGGAGCGGCTGCGCGCGGGCACGGGCGCGGCGCAGGAGCGGCGAATCCTGCGGGCCCTGGCGTGGCTGGGCTTCGAGCGGCCTGGAGACGAGGAGGCGGCGGCATGA
- a CDS encoding AAA family ATPase gives MTQPARVLAADVPSPASARPAMERIAAELGRAVEGKEAQARLVTTCLVSGGHLLLEDVPGVGKTTLAEALARACGLSFARVQFTADLMPADILGAQVFHAQTATFQFRPGPLFRQLVLADELNRAPPRTQSALLEAMAQGQVSLDGSTHALPAPFTVVATQNPVDFSGTYPLPDSQLDRFMVRLSLGHPAADVEARLLATRGRAPPLDAVKGVSSPEELAALRALSAEQRLDASVAEYVVRLARATREHGDIERGASTRAVLALGAAARTQALWEARDFVTPGDVRAVLVPCWAHRVLLRSAVQGVAARDEAAHLLEELVRKVPAPR, from the coding sequence ATGACCCAGCCCGCCCGCGTCCTCGCCGCCGACGTACCGTCCCCCGCCTCCGCGCGCCCGGCCATGGAGAGAATCGCCGCCGAACTCGGGCGCGCCGTCGAGGGCAAGGAGGCCCAGGCGCGCCTGGTGACGACGTGCCTGGTCTCCGGTGGGCACCTGTTGCTGGAGGACGTGCCGGGTGTCGGCAAGACGACGCTCGCGGAGGCCCTGGCCCGCGCCTGCGGGCTGAGCTTCGCGCGCGTGCAGTTCACCGCGGACCTGATGCCCGCCGACATCCTCGGCGCCCAGGTCTTCCACGCGCAGACGGCCACCTTCCAGTTCCGTCCCGGCCCCCTCTTCCGACAGCTGGTGCTCGCGGACGAGCTCAACCGCGCCCCGCCCCGCACGCAGTCCGCGCTGCTGGAGGCCATGGCGCAGGGCCAGGTGTCGCTCGACGGGAGCACGCACGCCCTGCCCGCCCCCTTCACGGTGGTGGCCACGCAGAACCCGGTGGACTTCTCCGGCACCTATCCGCTGCCGGACTCGCAGCTGGACCGCTTCATGGTGCGCCTGTCGCTGGGGCACCCCGCCGCCGACGTGGAGGCGCGACTGCTCGCCACGCGGGGCCGCGCGCCGCCGCTGGACGCGGTGAAGGGCGTGTCCAGCCCCGAGGAGCTGGCGGCCCTGCGCGCGTTGTCCGCGGAGCAGCGCCTGGACGCGTCCGTGGCGGAGTACGTGGTGCGGCTGGCGCGGGCGACGCGTGAGCACGGCGACATCGAGCGAGGCGCCTCCACGCGCGCGGTGCTGGCGCTGGGCGCGGCGGCCCGCACGCAGGCCCTGTGGGAGGCCCGGGACTTCGTGACGCCCGGGGACGTGCGGGCGGTGCTGGTGCCGTGCTGGGCGCACCGCGTGCTGCTGCGCAGCGCCGTGCAGGGCGTGGCGGCGCGGGACGAGGCGGCGCACCTCTTGGAGGAGCTGGTCCGAAAGGTCCCGGCGCCGCGGTGA